Proteins from a genomic interval of Heteronotia binoei isolate CCM8104 ecotype False Entrance Well chromosome 5, APGP_CSIRO_Hbin_v1, whole genome shotgun sequence:
- the TRNT1 gene encoding CCA tRNA nucleotidyltransferase 1, mitochondrial — protein MQMCLLLLGCRAGFSLFLHSSTTTGCTILWRHLAAMKLQSPEFQSLFTPGLKSVAELFDKANYELRIAGGAVRDLLSGMTPQDVDFATTATPTQMKEMFQSAGVRLINNRGEKHGTITARLHEQNFEITTLRIDLITDGRHAEVEFTTDWEKDAERRDLTINSMFLGLDGTLYDYFNGYEDLKKYKVRFVGNADQRIKEDYLRILRYFRFYGRIAEKPGDHDSETLEAIRKNAKGLAGISGERIWMEMKKILTGNHVNHLVWLMYELEVAGYLGLPVNGSIKEFDTVCKNVQNLFPKPMTVLTSLFKVPDDVLNLDLRLKISKDEKNLGLFLLKHRKDLVKASDAAEPLKPYQDYIIDSREPDAAFKICELLKYQGEEHLLKEMQGWSIPAFPVSGHDLRKMGISSGKEIGTLLQQLRDQWKKSGYQMEKEELLSYVKKA, from the exons ATGCAGATGTGTCTGCTCCTTCTGGGCTGCAGGGCAGgtttttctctcttcctccacaGCAGCACCACCACAGGGTGTACAATCCTGTGGCGGCATTTAGCTGCAATGAAGCTGCAGTCTCCAGAATTCCAGTCCCTCTTCACACCTGGATTGAAGAGTGTAGCAG AATTATTTGATAAAGCAAACTATGAATTAAGAATAGCAGGAGGTGCTGTAAGGGACTTGCTCAGTGGGATGACACCACAAGATGTTGACTTTGCTACCACTGCTACTCCGACTCAAATGAAGGAGATGTTCCAGAGTGCAGGTGTCCGTCTGATCAACAACCGAGGGGAAAAACACGGAACCATCACAGCAAGG CTCCATGAGCAGAACTTTGAAATTACCACATTGAGAATTGATCTAATTACTGATGGACGACATGCAGAAGTGGAATTCACAACAGACTGGGAAAAAGATGCTGAAAGGAGAGATCTTACAATCAATTCCATGTTCCTAG GCTTGGATGGCACGCTTTATGATTATTTCAATGGCTATgaggatttaaaaaaatacaaagtcAGATTTGTAGGAAATGCAGACCAGAGAATAAAAGAGGATTACTTACGAATTCTACGATACTTCAG GTTTTATGGGAGGATAGCAGAAAAGCCTGGTGACCATGACTCTGAAACATTGGAGGCAATCAGAAAAAATGCCAAAGGTTTAGCTGGAATATCAGGAGAGAGGATTTGGATGGAGATGAAGAAAATTCTTACGGGAAACCATGTTAACCATCTGGTTTGGCTGATGTATGAACTTGAAGTGGCTGGCTATTTGG GATTACCTGTTAATGGGAGCATAAAGGAATTTGACACAGTCTGTAAAAATGTTCAGAATCTCTTTCCAAAACCAATGACCGTTCTAACATCACTGTTCAAGGTACCTGATGATGTCTTGAATCTGGATTTGAGGCTGAAAATTTCAAAAGATGAAAAAAACCTTGGACTGTTTCTGCTGAAGCACAGGAAGGACTTAGTAAAAGCTTCTGATGCTGCCGAACCACTCAAACCTTACCAAGACTATATTATAGAC TCAAGGGAACCTGATGCAGCATTCAAGATCTGTGAGCTTCTGAAGTACCAAGGTGAAGAACATCTTCTGAAAGAAATGCAAGGCTGGTCTATCCCTGCATTTCCAGTAAGCGGCCATGACTTAAGAAAAATGGGGA